The segment AAAATGGGTATATGTTGGTAGTTATTCTTTACCATTGCGACGATTTGCGCGGCTTCTTGCCGCAGTTCGTCGCCGTGTGTTTTCACCAGTTCCGCTTTGCTTTCCGCGCGGTACTTCACGAGTAGCGGATTGTATCTTCCTTTCTTTTTGTCTTTGTCGTAGTCGTCTATGGCGTCCAATAGGTACACGTATTGCCCCAACAGGTAGCCTATCATGCCCAATTCGCCGACGTACTTGTCGCCCGCCAACTCCCGCAGTATAGCTTTCACGGCCTCCGCGAAGCCGTCCGCCGCCACGTGCCAGTTGTCGGGGACGTTTTTCTCGATTCTTTCCTGCTCGTCAAAGGCTCGGTCGAGTATTTCGGCCACCTTGGGCAATTCCTTTCTCGCTTTCTTCACCTTGCCTTTGATGAGTCCCTTCACAACGCGTTTGCCCGCGCTTTTGTCGTCGGCCACGTCGTCGCGGCACTTGAAGTCCACCAAGAGGGCGTTGAGGTATGCCGTTTTCCGCAGCAGTTCGGTTTCCTTTACTACCACCTTTTTCTTAAAAGGATTCAGTATGCACGCCTTCTTCTCAAACGGCAGGTCGCGCATGCTCACCCCGTGCAGTAGAATGGTCACGAAGGTCACGTCGTAATTCACCGCCAGGCGCATACATTGCCCTTGGCATCGCCCGATCTGGTGGCACAGTCCGCAGTAAAAGGCGCGGTACAGCGCGTAGTCTTTCATATATAGGTTGGGCTTATCGGGCAGGATATAACCGAACATATCTATTTGGGTTGCACGAAGCCCACTTTGCGGTACACCTTAGACAAAGTCTTGTTGGCCAAATACGAGGCTTTTTGCGCCCCTTCCTTCATGATGCGTTCCAATTCGCCCTTGTTGCCCACGAGCGCCTTGTATTTCTCTTGTATGGGCGCGAGGTGATCCACCACGGCCTGTCCCACTTCCTCTTTGAAAGCGGCGTAGTTTGCGCCCACGAAGTGCTTTTCGGCCTCTTTTATGCTCATGCCGCTCATCACCGAGTAGATGGTCAAGAGGTTCGTGATGCCGGGCTTATCGGCGCACGCGGTGATTTCACAGCCGCAGTCCGTGACCGCACGCTTGAATTTGCGCATAATGGTATCCTTGTCGTCCAAGAGGAACACCACGCCCCCCGCGTTGTCGTCCGTTTTGCCCATTTTGGCCGTAGGATCCAAGAGGTTTTGTATCTTCGCGCCGTGCGTATTGAAGATCCCCTCGGGCACCACGAAGGTGGGCGAGTAGCGATTATTGAATCGTTCCGCTATGGTACGCGCCAATTCGAGGTGCTGTTTTTGGTCTTTCCCGATAGGCACGTAGTCGGCCTGATAGAGGAGAATGTCCGCCGCCATCAAGGTAGGGTAGGCGAACAGACCCACGTTGACGTTTTCGGGATTTTTGGCGCTCTTGTCTTTGAATTGCGTCATGCGCCGTGCCTCGCCGAATTGCGTGTAGCAGTTCAGCACCCAGGCCAGTTCGGCGTGTTGGGGCACTTGCGATTGCACGAAGAGAATGCTCTTTTCGGGGTCCAACCCGATGGCCATAAAGAGGGCCATAAAGTCGTAGGTGCGGCGCCTCAGGTCTTGCGGCACACAGTCCACCGTGATGGAGTGCATATCCGCCACCGTATAGATGCAATCGTTTTCCTCTTGCAATCTCACCATGTTCTTCAATGCGCCGATATAGTTGCCAAGTTGCAGGTCGCCCGTAGGTTTCAAAGCGCTGTACACGATTTTGTTTTCGCTCATAGTCATTCTCCGTATAGTGTTTTTATCCGTTCGCGGATAGTTTCCGCGAAATCTTCGTTTTTAAGTTCTTCGGGTATCTCCCACCCCGTTTCTTCTTCGAGTAGGCGCATGTTCGTTTCCGCGTCCTTCGCCATTCGTTCGCACACGACCGAGACCAAGGTTTTGTGGGCGGCATAGGGATGGTAGGGCGCTATCACCAGGACGGGGTTGCGGCTTTCGGCCTCTTCGCGGTAGATTTGCGCTATGCGATAGGCCTTTGCCGTCACGGGGTGCGTCAGGTACCCCGTTTTGTCCAGCAATTCGAGCATAGCGTCCGTCGCTTCGCCCTCGTCAGCCCTTGCGGCGAGTATATCGCGGAATACTTTTTTTCGCCCGGTTTTTTGCACGTATTCGCCCAAACGGTCGAGATAGGGGGGTAACGTGCCACCCTCTATCGCGTTTTCGAGTGCGCCGTCGTCTTCGCCCACCACGGTGTATAGGGGCGCGCCCGACAGTTGCGCCACCGCCGCTCCCACAAAGGCGGGGTGACGGGTAGAGCATACCACGTTCATCGTCGCGCCTTCTTTCCATTCTCCGTCTTCTACGAGGTCGCAGTAGGCCGACAGTAGGTCCGCTAAGTACAGCCAACAGTCGGGGACGGTTTCACCCGTCATGGCTTGGTAGACGTCGGCGGTCGCCCGCGCGGCGGGCGTCAAGCCCATATCCTTCGTATGCCACAACTCCAGCGCCCATATCCCGTCGCCGAGGCGGCATACCGCCGTCTCGCCTTGGGCTGGTGCCACCCTCGCCGCTTCCTCCCACTTCGCGGGGTCCACGCCGCACGCGGTCAGCACGGCCAAGGTGCGCTCGGCGCAGCCTAAGGGGCGCAACGCGTCTACGTCCAAGGTCATATCACGCGTGTTGCAGGGTGTACGCCTTCATATAGTCGGGCAATTCTTCCGCACTTATGGTCAACACAAGTTCCACGTTGTGCGCGGTGCTGATTTTGTCCAATTCGTCGAAGAATCCCTCGAGTTCGGGGTAGGTCTTCCTTGTCATTCTGTTTACGCCGTCGATATAGATACGCATGATATCCGCGTTGGACGCGATGACGCCGCGGATAAATCCGCTCAATTCCACGTCTTGGTGGACGTCGTACTCGTACACGTTGATGAGACGGATATCGTAGTTGATTTTATACGTATATTTGTCGGTATCGGTCAAAAAGACCAACGCGCCTTCGCATTGCTTGGCGAAATCGTTGGCTTCATCGATGATTTGGGCGGTTTTGCCCGTGCCTTTGCTCCCGTAGATCAAGCGTAACATAATTCTCTCCTATGCGGTTTATTTGTCTTCCCCCGTCAGTTTGCTGTTTTGGTCGGCCAGGCGCAGGGCTTCGATGATCTGCGTCATATCGCCGTCCAAAAAACCTTCGAGGTTATAGATGGTCATATTGATTCTGTGGTCGGTCACACGCCCTTGCGGGAAGTTGTAGGTGCGTATGCGCTCGCTTCTGTCGCCCGAGCCGACCTGCGACTTGCGGCTCAATGCATACTCGGCGTCCGCTTGGCTTTGGTAGTAGTCGTACAGACGGCTTTTCAGCACTTTCAGCGCCTTTTCCTTGTTTTTCAGTTGCGATTTCTCGTCTTGGCAGGTCACCACGATACCCGTGGGGATATGCGTCATTCTCACGGCGCTGTCCGTACGGTTGACGTATTGTCCGCCCGCACCGCCCGCACGGTAGGTGTCCACCTTGATATCGTTCATATTCAATTCCACGTCCACGTCCTCGGCTTCGGGCAGCACGGCCACCGTGGCCGCCGAGGTGTGAATGCGCCCCTGTGATTCGGTCTCGGGCACGCGTTGCACGCGGTGTGCGCCCGATTCGTACTTCAATTTACTGTACGCGCCCTTGCCGCTTATCATAAAGACGCACTCTTTCACGCCGCCCAGATCGGTGTAGTTCATGTCTATCTCTTCCACCTTCCAGCGTTGGCGCTCGGCGAAACGCATATACATACGCAGTAGGTCCGCGCCGAACAGGCTGGCTTCTTCACCGCCCGTGCCCGCGCGGATCTCCATGATGACGTTTTTGTCGTCGTTGGGGTCTTTCGGCAAGAGGAGCACTTTCAGTTCTTCCGTCAACTTTTCCATCTCCGCTTGGCGTTCGCCCATCTCCTCTTTGGCGAGGGCCACCAATTCCTGGTCTTCGCCCGCGGCGATGATCTCCTTGCATTCTTCGTGCGCTTTTTCGGCTGCGAGGTACAGTAGGTATTTCTCCACGATTTCGGATAGGGCGGAGTGCTCCTTCACGTACTTTTGCCACAGCGCGCGGTCGGCAATGACCTTCGGATCGGCCATCAAATTGGTCAATTCGTCGTAGCGCTCTTTCAATGCCTTCAATTTTTCAAACATATCTTTCTCCTATTTTGCCACGGCTATGCGGTCCAGTCCGTTGTAGTCTTGCCATATCTCCACTTCGTGGAATCGTTTTTGCAGCAGGGCTTTCACGGCCTCGCCTTGCGTCGCGCCTATTTCCAGCACCATCACGCCCCCTTCCTCGAGGGGTGCGCCCTCTACGATGCGGCGGTACAGGTCCAGTCCGTCCTCGCCGCCGTCCAAGGCAAGTGACGGCTCTTTCTTCACGCATTGCGGCAGGTCTTTCATCTCGGCCTTGCTGATATAGGGCGGGTTTGCGACGATGAGGTCGAATTTTCCCTCTACGTTTTGGTAGACGTCCGACAGCACGAAATTCACGTCCACGCCTATATCCTTTGCGTTTTGCTTGGCCACTTCCAAAGCGTCCGCGCTCACGTCCGCGGCGGTCACTTTCGCGCCCGTCTTGGCGGCGATGACGATGGCGATAGCGCCCGAGCCCGTGCACATATCCAGCACTTTGCCGTCTTTCCTTGCGTACGTCAGGGCTTTTTCGGTCACCTGCTCGGTTTCGGGGCGGGGTATCAGCACGCGCTCGTCCACCTTGAAGGTATAGCCGTAGAAGTCCGCCGTCCCCACCACGTATTGCAGGGGTTCGCCCGCCGCCACGCGCTTGGCGTAGGCCACGGCTTTTTTGTACGCGGTTTCGCTTATGGTGGACACGGTGGGCAACAGGCTTCTCTTTACGCCCGTCACTTCCACGAATATCCAATCCGCCAGCACTTCCTTGTCCGCGCTCTTTTCCAATATGCCCTCCACCTCGTGGCGACACCGCTCGTAGGACTTCTTCACCTCGAACGAGGTCGTCGCCATATCGGGCTTCTCGTCCAACTCCTGCACGGTAGTGAAGGCCTTGATGGCCACTTCCAGCATACTGTCGTCGGGTTCGCGCGTGGTCAATAGTTGCATAGCCATACCCGGCGCTTTCAATATTTTCACGAATAGGTTGTCGAATTTCGCCAGGAATTTCAGCAATTCGTAGGCAAATCCCGCCACGAAGGGCAAGAGGGCAAGTCGTATGGCGAGGTAGATCAACCGCACCAGCACGCGGCTACTCGTCACCGACTCCGCCGACCAACCGCAGAGGCCCAGCACGCTCTCCACCAAGGAGAACAAAAGGATGGACACGATCATCACGATCACCATGAAGTTGGTGCCGCAGCGGTCGTGGTGCTTGCTCATCGTGCGCGCGTTTTCCACCGTGAGGGGCAACCCGTGCTCGAAGCAGGCGATGGTCTTGTGCTCGGCGCCGTGGTACATATACAGTCGGCGTATATCTTTCATTATCGAGGTCGCCCAAATGTACGCCACGAAAAGAAGAATACGCACGAAGCCCTCGATGAGGTTGGTGATCAGCATTCCCACGCTCGGGTTGTCAAAGATGGCGTTAAAGGCGTTTCTGTCGCCCATCACGCTCTTGCCGACGGCGCCCGTAATCGCGCCCGCTATGATGTTGGGCAGCAGCATAAACAAGGCCACGGCCAACCCCACGCCCAACACGACGCCCACCACCATGGCGATGGTCATCACGTCCACGTGCAGGTTTTTGCTCAGCCATTTCTCAAAGCGCGAGGGGCCTTCTTCCTCGAATCCCTCGCCGTACACTTCGGCCGAACGCATAATGATTTTCACGCCTATGCCCATCATTCCGAAGAAATTCAGGAAACCGCGCAAAACGGGCACTTTCTTCCACCAAGCCTTATCGTCGTGCAAGCGCTCGCTTTCCACCACGATATCGCCCGACGGATTTCGGACGGCGGTGGCGTACGCGGTCACGCCGCGCATCATCACGCCTTCCAGCACGGCCTGGCCGCCTATTTTACTTACGCATTTTCTTTTTTTTGCCATAACT is part of the Clostridia bacterium genome and harbors:
- the prfA gene encoding peptide chain release factor 1; this translates as MFEKLKALKERYDELTNLMADPKVIADRALWQKYVKEHSALSEIVEKYLLYLAAEKAHEECKEIIAAGEDQELVALAKEEMGERQAEMEKLTEELKVLLLPKDPNDDKNVIMEIRAGTGGEEASLFGADLLRMYMRFAERQRWKVEEIDMNYTDLGGVKECVFMISGKGAYSKLKYESGAHRVQRVPETESQGRIHTSAATVAVLPEAEDVDVELNMNDIKVDTYRAGGAGGQYVNRTDSAVRMTHIPTGIVVTCQDEKSQLKNKEKALKVLKSRLYDYYQSQADAEYALSRKSQVGSGDRSERIRTYNFPQGRVTDHRINMTIYNLEGFLDGDMTQIIEALRLADQNSKLTGEDK
- the prmC gene encoding peptide chain release factor N(5)-glutamine methyltransferase: MAKKRKCVSKIGGQAVLEGVMMRGVTAYATAVRNPSGDIVVESERLHDDKAWWKKVPVLRGFLNFFGMMGIGVKIIMRSAEVYGEGFEEEGPSRFEKWLSKNLHVDVMTIAMVVGVVLGVGLAVALFMLLPNIIAGAITGAVGKSVMGDRNAFNAIFDNPSVGMLITNLIEGFVRILLFVAYIWATSIMKDIRRLYMYHGAEHKTIACFEHGLPLTVENARTMSKHHDRCGTNFMVIVMIVSILLFSLVESVLGLCGWSAESVTSSRVLVRLIYLAIRLALLPFVAGFAYELLKFLAKFDNLFVKILKAPGMAMQLLTTREPDDSMLEVAIKAFTTVQELDEKPDMATTSFEVKKSYERCRHEVEGILEKSADKEVLADWIFVEVTGVKRSLLPTVSTISETAYKKAVAYAKRVAAGEPLQYVVGTADFYGYTFKVDERVLIPRPETEQVTEKALTYARKDGKVLDMCTGSGAIAIVIAAKTGAKVTAADVSADALEVAKQNAKDIGVDVNFVLSDVYQNVEGKFDLIVANPPYISKAEMKDLPQCVKKEPSLALDGGEDGLDLYRRIVEGAPLEEGGVMVLEIGATQGEAVKALLQKRFHEVEIWQDYNGLDRIAVAK
- the trpS gene encoding tryptophan--tRNA ligase, encoding MSENKIVYSALKPTGDLQLGNYIGALKNMVRLQEENDCIYTVADMHSITVDCVPQDLRRRTYDFMALFMAIGLDPEKSILFVQSQVPQHAELAWVLNCYTQFGEARRMTQFKDKSAKNPENVNVGLFAYPTLMAADILLYQADYVPIGKDQKQHLELARTIAERFNNRYSPTFVVPEGIFNTHGAKIQNLLDPTAKMGKTDDNAGGVVFLLDDKDTIMRKFKRAVTDCGCEITACADKPGITNLLTIYSVMSGMSIKEAEKHFVGANYAAFKEEVGQAVVDHLAPIQEKYKALVGNKGELERIMKEGAQKASYLANKTLSKVYRKVGFVQPK